Genomic segment of bacterium:
CTCCCCGTCTTGCAAAACTCCAGCGGGGATGAGTCGACTTAAAGGTTACGATTCCCCCGTCGCACTCTTCGTGCGCCATTGCGTAAAAAAATTCGTTACTGTTCCACTCAAGAAATTGGTCCGAGTTTGCGATCACCAACGGGCGGTCGTTTTCAATGTATTCGCTGGCCAGGAGCGCGGACTCGGCGGCGCCACGGGTAATCCCCTCGGTCTGCACGATCCTGCATCCCGGCGCGATGAGGTTCAGTAAGTAACTCAGGTGGTACTTTTGGTAGTGTTCTCGCTGTACCACAAAAATAAAGTTCCCCTCGGTGTTAAGGTTCTCTACGACGAGTTGAATCATAGGTTTCCCATGGACTTCGACCAAAGGCTTTGGAAAGGTGTAGCCCCGCTCTTGAAATTGTCTCCCCGCCCCTGCCAGGGGAATGAGAATGGTAAGATCCCGCCCCTGCCACTTCGGCACGAACTTTTTGTAGTTGGCGTCCCTGTTCGCTTCCGCGACGGCTTCAGTAATTCGCTCGTAGGTTACATCTGCTACGTCCCGTACGGGACACAAGTAAGCGCCCGCATCAACCGCTGCCTGCCGACCATAGTGAGAATCTTCAACAACAAGGCACTCTCTCGGCCGCACACCCGCCTTGATCATTGCGGCAAGATATATTTCAGGATGGGGTTTAGCGTTCGCGACATCCTGATTAGAGAGATAAAAGTCAACATATTCGAGAAGCCCTTTCCGGAG
This window contains:
- a CDS encoding HAD-IA family hydrolase; translated protein: MLKLIIFDLDGVLVEARDMHYEALNRALAQFGYTITHDEHLSTYDALPTSKKLEMLTEHKGFPADLHEKVWQEKQQQTRALINEMAYDERMRSILRRLRDDGYGIVVCSNSVRESTKMMLLRKGLLEYVDFYLSNQDVANAKPHPEIYLAAMIKAGVRPRECLVVEDSHYGRQAAVDAGAYLCPVRDVADVTYERITEAVAEANRDANYKKFVPKWQGRDLTILIPLAGAGRQFQERGYTFPKPLVEVHGKPMIQLVVENLNTEGNFIFVVQREHYQKYHLSYLLNLIAPGCRIVQTEGITRGAAESALLASEYIENDRPLVIANSDQFLEWNSNEFFYAMAHEECDGGIVTFKSTHPRWSFARRGENGYVVEVAEKRPISDDATAGVYYYERGADFVRGARRMIERNIRTNNEFYVCPVFNELIQEGKKIRMFPIRRMYGLGTPEDLELFLKTSPT